The following are encoded together in the Pleurocapsa sp. FMAR1 genome:
- a CDS encoding YraN family protein, whose translation MKEIGIWGEKLVGRWLQIQDYELLQQNWRCRWGEIDLIAQERVSKAIAFVEVKTRSKNNWDENGLLAIDSAKQEKIIKTASLFLAKYPQLAELPCRFDVALVSYQKCLALRGQTPRRRQAQTKALDARNADLAEGAKERKKIDVKEIARLTIGQAVDIEQWQVTIENYLQSAFDLS comes from the coding sequence ATGAAAGAAATTGGAATATGGGGTGAAAAACTAGTCGGGCGATGGTTGCAGATTCAAGACTATGAGCTATTACAGCAGAATTGGCGTTGTCGCTGGGGAGAAATCGATTTGATTGCTCAAGAACGAGTAAGTAAGGCGATCGCTTTTGTGGAAGTAAAAACCCGCAGCAAAAACAACTGGGACGAAAACGGGTTACTAGCTATTGATTCTGCTAAACAAGAGAAAATTATCAAAACAGCATCTTTATTTTTAGCTAAATACCCTCAACTAGCAGAATTACCCTGTCGCTTTGACGTGGCTTTAGTTAGTTATCAGAAATGTCTCGCGCTAAGAGGTCAGACCCCGCGTCGCCGTCAGGCGCAAACGAAGGCTTTAGACGCACGTAATGCTGACCTAGCCGAAGGCGCAAAGGAAAGAAAAAAGATAGATGTAAAAGAAATTGCTCGACTAACTATAGGTCAAGCAGTAGATATTGAGCAATGGCAGGTAACTATTGAAAATTATTTACAGTCTGCTTTTGATTTGTCTTAA
- a CDS encoding pentapeptide repeat-containing protein, with translation MNAKELLRQYQAGERNFQQVNLTQVILKNTSLPEINFSQAILAEADFSDGNLKQAIFYQASLNP, from the coding sequence ATGAATGCAAAAGAACTTTTGAGGCAATATCAAGCTGGAGAAAGAAATTTTCAACAGGTTAATCTTACTCAAGTAATTCTTAAAAACACCAGTTTACCTGAAATAAATTTTAGTCAGGCAATACTAGCCGAGGCTGACTTTAGCGACGGCAACCTTAAACAAGCAATTTTTTATCAAGCTTCCCTAAATCCCTAA
- a CDS encoding ATP-grasp domain-containing protein — protein MIDKIFNHDIMHCTHDAVIGNYLYSGRVLGISEPNDLIQLHPELKSQWTAITAHYSNIGLSHSQNPIWDVSFGKLKQYPDYEPSVFIFSEAINESGEADLHQDWQDVVEFINSKNNFISLAEELNVNIPRTLCAENQSQLKKHDNIPYPCYLKPAVSVDGVGIYRCANQAELYNALTKLDDHTPVQVQQEIIADKFLNLQYEIKDEQAQSLAATEQILDGFAHQGNRYPTAYQPWELVEPMAQWMAKKGMKEIFAFDVAVVDTDDRVNYFAIECNPRFNGASYPTGIAQKLEIESWSSDNFITKYRSLDEIDLGELEYNPATQTGAIIYNWGSVLVGKLGVLLAGSIAEQDELRQLLKQRLK, from the coding sequence ATGATTGACAAAATTTTTAATCACGATATCATGCACTGTACCCATGATGCGGTGATTGGTAATTACCTCTATTCTGGTAGGGTATTGGGCATAAGTGAACCCAATGACCTAATTCAACTACATCCTGAGCTTAAATCTCAATGGACGGCAATTACGGCTCACTATAGCAATATTGGTTTGAGTCATAGCCAAAATCCAATTTGGGATGTCTCTTTTGGCAAATTGAAACAATATCCAGATTATGAGCCATCAGTGTTTATTTTTAGCGAAGCTATTAATGAGTCTGGAGAAGCCGATCTCCATCAAGATTGGCAAGATGTTGTTGAGTTTATCAATTCCAAGAATAACTTTATCAGCCTGGCAGAAGAGCTAAATGTTAATATTCCTCGAACCCTTTGTGCTGAAAATCAGTCACAGCTTAAAAAGCATGATAATATTCCCTATCCTTGCTATCTTAAACCTGCGGTTTCAGTAGACGGTGTAGGCATTTATCGCTGTGCAAATCAAGCAGAGTTATATAATGCCCTAACTAAGTTAGATGACCATACACCTGTACAGGTACAGCAAGAAATAATTGCTGATAAATTTCTTAACTTGCAGTATGAGATCAAAGATGAACAAGCTCAATCTCTGGCAGCTACAGAACAAATATTAGATGGTTTTGCTCACCAGGGTAATCGTTATCCAACTGCCTATCAACCTTGGGAATTAGTTGAGCCTATGGCACAGTGGATGGCTAAAAAGGGAATGAAAGAAATCTTTGCATTTGATGTGGCGGTGGTAGATACGGATGATCGAGTAAATTATTTTGCGATCGAGTGCAATCCTAGATTTAATGGTGCTTCCTATCCTACAGGAATAGCTCAAAAGCTTGAGATCGAAAGTTGGTCGAGCGACAATTTTATCACCAAATATCGCTCGTTAGATGAGATTGATTTAGGTGAATTGGAATACAACCCAGCTACTCAAACAGGAGCGATTATCTATAACTGGGGTAGCGTCTTGGTCGGCAAACTTGGAGTGTTACTTGCCGGCTCAATTGCCGAGCAAGATGAGCTTAGACAGCTTTTAAAACAAAGATTGAAATAA
- a CDS encoding DUF1995 family protein, whose protein sequence is MNTFPETLDAAVEQAKEATQAALNDGYKLIQVELVVPEIALQSEALALEFANLFTATYSGIKVMFPDTGAAALAKRNWGEQPFQVTDMGSRFTSIETQMSPEDQIYIVACPSSVEVERAEKLSNLAGDRPVIFLIPQLEDVAVVGIGLAARQLRDRFIKNIYTCYYLRPIADGAILRCHPSAWQVWLENESAELNYELATELSTKPMGEDLDRLMIQLTSPKGDENSNATQQQKKPSLLGNLQKFLKALSQ, encoded by the coding sequence ATGAATACTTTTCCCGAAACTTTAGATGCAGCAGTAGAACAAGCAAAAGAAGCTACTCAAGCTGCCCTTAATGATGGCTATAAATTAATTCAGGTAGAATTAGTTGTACCCGAAATTGCCCTTCAGTCTGAAGCTTTGGCTTTGGAATTTGCTAATCTCTTTACTGCTACCTATTCAGGGATAAAAGTGATGTTTCCTGATACAGGTGCAGCAGCTTTAGCAAAACGCAACTGGGGCGAACAGCCATTTCAGGTGACGGATATGGGTAGTCGTTTTACCTCAATCGAAACGCAAATGTCCCCAGAAGATCAAATTTACATCGTTGCCTGTCCTTCCTCGGTAGAGGTTGAGAGGGCGGAGAAGCTAAGTAATCTAGCTGGCGATCGCCCTGTAATCTTTCTCATTCCCCAGCTAGAAGATGTAGCCGTAGTGGGAATTGGTTTAGCAGCCAGACAGTTGCGCGATCGCTTTATTAAAAATATTTATACTTGCTATTATCTGCGTCCAATTGCCGATGGCGCAATTTTGCGCTGTCATCCTTCTGCTTGGCAAGTATGGTTAGAAAATGAGTCGGCAGAGTTGAATTATGAATTGGCGACAGAGCTTTCTACTAAGCCGATGGGAGAAGATTTAGACCGCCTGATGATACAGTTAACTAGCCCTAAAGGTGATGAAAATAGTAACGCTACCCAGCAACAAAAAAAGCCCAGCTTACTAGGTAATTTACAAAAGTTTTTAAAGGCTTTGAGTCAATAA
- a CDS encoding glycerate kinase translates to MSEFNLSLQVDNQKLADFISQEMQSSFLEDLASKVISLCQGLGLTDKNRVLDNLAKLWLPLALNLAIARQKLGRTLIPGILGSQGTGKSTLCIILKFILNALDFSVANLSIDDLYLTYLERQALQQQDPRLIWRGPPGTHDVNLGLQIIEQCLQASDEPILMPRFDKSAFNGSGDSTTPEAITKPDILLFEGWFVGVKPIAESCFDLSPAPIITPTDKQFALDSNQRLQAYLPLWDKLDYLIVLYPEDYRLSKQWRTEAEHKMIARGKTGMSDAEIDRFVEYFWQSLHPELFIKPLKNTADLWVEIKSDRKIYSYFK, encoded by the coding sequence ATGTCTGAGTTTAATTTATCCTTACAGGTTGACAACCAAAAATTAGCAGATTTTATATCTCAAGAAATGCAGTCATCGTTTTTAGAAGATTTAGCTTCTAAAGTAATTTCTTTATGTCAAGGTTTGGGATTAACAGACAAAAACCGGGTTTTAGATAATCTAGCTAAACTATGGTTGCCTTTGGCACTAAATTTAGCGATCGCCAGACAGAAGTTAGGCAGAACATTAATTCCAGGCATTTTAGGAAGTCAAGGAACAGGCAAAAGTACTCTCTGCATCATCTTAAAATTTATTCTTAATGCTTTAGATTTTTCTGTAGCCAATCTCTCTATTGATGACCTGTATCTTACCTATCTTGAGAGACAAGCATTACAGCAGCAAGATCCTCGTTTAATCTGGCGCGGACCTCCTGGAACTCACGATGTTAACCTGGGGTTACAGATAATTGAACAGTGTTTACAGGCGAGTGATGAGCCAATTTTAATGCCTCGTTTTGACAAATCGGCGTTTAATGGTTCAGGCGATAGCACGACTCCTGAAGCTATAACCAAACCAGATATTTTGCTATTTGAGGGCTGGTTTGTGGGCGTGAAGCCGATTGCCGAAAGTTGCTTCGATCTTTCTCCTGCACCAATTATCACCCCAACAGATAAACAGTTTGCTTTAGATAGTAATCAGCGTCTACAGGCTTATTTACCTTTGTGGGATAAACTTGATTATCTAATTGTCTTGTATCCAGAAGATTATCGTCTTAGCAAACAGTGGCGCACGGAAGCAGAACATAAAATGATTGCCAGAGGAAAAACAGGCATGAGTGATGCAGAAATAGATCGCTTTGTAGAATATTTTTGGCAATCTCTTCATCCAGAATTGTTTATTAAGCCTTTAAAAAATACCGCCGATCTATGGGTTGAGATCAAAAGCGATCGCAAAATATATAGTTATTTTAAATAG